A single Pseudoalteromonas rubra DNA region contains:
- a CDS encoding nuclease-related domain-containing protein, which translates to MVRWILVCVFIVSTHVLSAEPTSGNEPDKGADVQITNAASHQADVLTKVQPDVQSQPEFTAFNLIALCFLVYLIWTAARYIYMRKREANKAQADKLKWQVYRSLTTSLDAKHYTILTRHLYPEQLEALSLDCVVLSPFGIFVVVVVEQSGLIAVETDSQVWPCRHNNKTHYLANPLTAAAQRASTLAGVLNTPFGVRWLAVFPDDAEFSPTRPTDCCKVSEVSLDILRYTRCQFSHEQVSLFEQAVLSYGQGHKRLSA; encoded by the coding sequence ATGGTTAGATGGATTTTGGTTTGCGTGTTTATCGTCAGCACTCATGTGTTGAGTGCAGAGCCAACTTCTGGCAACGAGCCAGATAAAGGCGCTGATGTACAGATAACCAATGCCGCGTCGCACCAGGCGGATGTTCTGACTAAGGTACAACCTGATGTGCAATCTCAACCAGAGTTCACCGCGTTTAATCTGATTGCGTTGTGCTTTTTGGTTTATCTTATATGGACTGCTGCGCGTTACATTTATATGCGCAAACGTGAAGCCAATAAAGCACAGGCTGATAAGCTGAAATGGCAGGTTTACCGCAGCTTAACGACATCGCTGGACGCAAAACACTATACCATTCTCACTCGTCATTTGTATCCGGAACAGCTCGAAGCTTTGTCCTTGGATTGTGTTGTGTTGTCTCCATTTGGCATTTTTGTGGTGGTGGTGGTTGAGCAAAGTGGGTTGATTGCTGTTGAAACAGACAGTCAGGTTTGGCCTTGTCGGCATAACAACAAGACTCACTACCTGGCAAATCCGCTCACGGCAGCTGCACAACGTGCCTCGACACTGGCTGGTGTGTTGAATACGCCTTTTGGTGTACGTTGGTTAGCGGTGTTTCCTGATGACGCAGAGTTTAGCCCAACCCGGCCGACAGATTGCTGCAAGGTTAGTGAAGTTTCTCTTGATATACTCAGGTATACCCGGTGTCAGTTTAGCCATGAGCAAGTAAGTTTGTTTGAGCAGGCTGTTTTAAGCTATGGGCAAGGCCATAAGCGATTGAGTGCCTGA
- a CDS encoding WD40 repeat domain-containing protein — protein MWLKVMLAALCVIMLSACNEEIQLSQGNVGRLNDSGIAIGHFSKDGTKLVTFDNQKQIQVWDVATQQVEFSVPKEKTPEFVRDIALSEDLKMLVIASESELAFWSLSKGKLVTKVAFGGVTPGAVITAMAISPKNDKAIVAMADGTINMADLHTQINNRFAPHSRPVQHVFWDDKGELFVTGAQDGKLALWKFGSAEPIFMKEFDHRVTSVAVRDDFSALFASDALNEQVVTSLTDGQSISELQYMSRFKVFRKALFIKGSELLATSSSKSHLTIWNAKNGEELGTWQINFVHDGATIVDMYAADRDTLLTLSSDGILEAWTLNALAQR, from the coding sequence ATGTGGTTAAAGGTAATGCTGGCGGCATTGTGTGTGATAATGTTGAGCGCATGCAATGAGGAAATCCAGCTAAGTCAGGGTAATGTTGGCAGACTGAATGACAGTGGCATTGCGATAGGCCATTTCTCAAAAGACGGGACTAAGCTCGTCACATTTGACAATCAAAAACAAATTCAGGTTTGGGATGTAGCCACACAACAGGTCGAGTTTTCAGTGCCCAAAGAAAAGACGCCTGAGTTTGTTCGAGATATAGCGCTGTCTGAAGATTTAAAGATGCTAGTGATTGCCAGTGAGTCAGAATTGGCTTTTTGGTCACTGAGTAAAGGTAAGCTAGTGACCAAAGTTGCATTTGGTGGAGTAACACCTGGTGCAGTGATCACGGCTATGGCCATATCGCCTAAAAATGATAAAGCCATCGTGGCGATGGCGGATGGCACCATCAATATGGCCGATTTACATACTCAGATAAACAACCGCTTTGCGCCGCACTCGCGGCCGGTTCAGCATGTGTTTTGGGATGATAAGGGCGAACTCTTTGTGACCGGCGCTCAGGATGGCAAACTGGCACTGTGGAAATTTGGCTCGGCAGAACCTATTTTTATGAAAGAGTTTGATCATCGGGTGACCAGTGTTGCAGTGCGGGATGACTTCTCTGCCTTGTTTGCGTCTGATGCTTTGAATGAACAGGTTGTTACATCCCTGACCGATGGACAGAGTATCAGTGAGCTACAGTATATGTCGCGTTTTAAAGTATTTCGTAAAGCGCTGTTTATTAAAGGGAGTGAGCTGCTCGCAACGTCTTCGTCAAAATCGCATTTGACCATCTGGAATGCGAAAAATGGCGAGGAGCTGGGTACCTGGCAAATTAACTTTGTTCACGATGGGGCGACCATAGTGGATATGTATGCGGCGGATAGAGATACCCTCCTGACATTAAGTAGTGACGGTATTTTAGAAGCCTGGACGCTTAACGCATTAGCTCAACGCTAA
- a CDS encoding WD40 repeat domain-containing protein has protein sequence MIFVHYTLLHEKQAVVLVTQSAKHLLIGLVLMAVMGLAGCDAPIQNSETQIVSLQQNAVQGQFSVDGNFAILHNPGDKLAVYHINTQTLLFAVADPFSGLDNAKGKILAFSLSEDNKRLAIGYRKSVELWDVEHGLQLGSVAVHPSSELAKVSALRLYSRPNLLLAGLNDGTVNLLDLDNQLVKTARFHDSKVTHVAMSGQGQSILSAGHDGLVLLYDARTMMTKRRFDFGRRITSIAHSTDQTQLFASDALNEQRIFSVYSDAEYDVNLHYPERFRWFRAAAFSSDLRYLATGSTKAWWTLWDAQSGQEIGAYAIQAQSRDATVLDMHTNSQGELLTLSSDGFVELWQISTLLNRE, from the coding sequence GTGATATTTGTACATTACACTCTATTACATGAAAAACAGGCGGTGGTTCTGGTGACTCAATCGGCAAAACATCTCTTGATAGGTTTAGTTTTAATGGCTGTGATGGGGTTAGCCGGATGTGATGCGCCAATTCAAAATAGTGAAACTCAAATCGTCAGCTTGCAACAAAACGCGGTTCAGGGCCAGTTTTCAGTAGATGGCAACTTTGCCATTTTACACAATCCGGGTGACAAACTTGCGGTATACCATATCAATACTCAGACCCTTTTATTTGCTGTGGCTGACCCCTTTAGCGGGCTCGATAATGCCAAGGGTAAAATATTGGCGTTTAGTCTCAGTGAAGACAATAAGCGACTAGCAATAGGTTACCGAAAATCGGTGGAGCTATGGGATGTTGAACACGGGCTGCAATTGGGGTCAGTTGCGGTACACCCTTCGTCTGAGCTGGCAAAGGTATCGGCATTACGCTTATATAGTCGTCCCAATCTGTTATTAGCAGGGTTAAACGACGGCACCGTTAATTTACTGGATTTGGACAATCAGTTAGTAAAAACGGCGAGGTTCCATGACAGCAAAGTAACGCATGTGGCGATGAGTGGGCAAGGCCAAAGTATACTGAGCGCTGGGCACGATGGCCTGGTCCTGTTATATGATGCCCGCACTATGATGACAAAGCGGCGTTTTGATTTTGGCCGCCGAATTACCAGCATCGCGCACAGTACGGATCAGACCCAGCTGTTTGCTTCCGATGCACTCAATGAACAGCGTATTTTCTCCGTATACTCAGATGCCGAATATGACGTTAATTTACACTACCCAGAGCGTTTCAGGTGGTTTAGAGCGGCTGCGTTTAGTTCAGATCTGCGTTATTTGGCAACGGGATCGACAAAAGCCTGGTGGACTTTGTGGGATGCGCAAAGCGGTCAGGAAATTGGCGCTTATGCTATTCAGGCTCAGAGTCGCGATGCCACTGTGCTTGATATGCATACTAATTCTCAAGGTGAACTGCTCACGCTCAGTAGTGACGGTTTTGTTGAGTTGTGGCAGATCAGTACCTTACTAAATCGTGAGTGA
- a CDS encoding trehalase family glycosidase, which produces MQFEQSNLFKAVQTQGIFSDSKQFADAIPKTSWQQACALYDQESPQDLAAFVARHFEFAPQPELATLSATSVKDYINQLWGRLERAPQTGNASSLLDLPASYTVPGGRFNEIYYWDSYFTALGLLDAGHTEQVSNMLDNFVSLITRIGHVPNGNRSYYTSRSQPPVTALMVSLLWQTHHQDQAWLSKVTDALQKEHAFWMADSEKLNDELTESRRVVRMPCGGVMNRFWDDSAEPRPESYKEDIEAASMLEPEHRAVFYRNIRAACESGWDFSSRWLDDPAQLCSINTVQRIPVDLNALLQQLEWQLSECYAALGDSQQSAHYLNLVQQRKRLIQAYLWDKEQGWFMDYHIALQTRSQVMSLAGVVPMFLSLASQFQAEAMVQRLEQGFLRAGGLVTTLTDTAQQWDSPNGWAPLQWFAVKGMLNYGYSKLAISVARRWLVMLERDFEQRGCLLEKYNVVEPGVRAGGGEYMVQQGFGWTNGVTSRLYQLLEE; this is translated from the coding sequence ATGCAGTTTGAACAATCAAACTTGTTTAAAGCGGTGCAAACGCAGGGCATTTTTTCTGACAGCAAACAGTTTGCGGATGCGATCCCTAAAACTAGCTGGCAACAGGCTTGCGCATTATACGATCAAGAATCGCCACAGGACTTAGCCGCTTTTGTAGCCCGGCACTTTGAATTTGCACCGCAGCCTGAGCTCGCTACGCTGAGCGCAACGTCGGTCAAAGACTACATTAACCAGCTTTGGGGGCGCCTTGAACGCGCACCGCAAACAGGTAACGCCTCTTCATTGTTGGATTTGCCAGCCAGCTATACTGTACCTGGTGGGCGTTTTAATGAAATTTATTACTGGGATAGCTATTTTACCGCGCTGGGCCTGCTTGACGCCGGTCACACTGAACAAGTGTCAAATATGCTTGATAACTTTGTGAGCCTGATAACGCGTATTGGTCACGTTCCAAACGGCAACCGCAGTTATTACACCAGCCGTTCTCAGCCCCCTGTAACAGCACTGATGGTATCTTTGCTATGGCAGACGCATCACCAGGATCAGGCATGGTTGAGCAAAGTGACTGATGCACTGCAAAAAGAACATGCGTTCTGGATGGCGGATAGCGAAAAACTGAATGATGAGCTGACTGAAAGCCGGCGTGTTGTACGTATGCCCTGTGGTGGCGTAATGAACCGTTTCTGGGATGACAGCGCGGAGCCGCGTCCTGAGTCTTATAAAGAAGACATTGAGGCTGCCAGCATGCTGGAGCCAGAACATCGTGCAGTCTTTTATCGAAATATTCGTGCGGCCTGTGAGTCAGGGTGGGATTTCAGTAGTCGCTGGCTGGATGATCCTGCGCAGTTGTGCAGCATTAATACGGTGCAACGTATCCCTGTTGACTTAAATGCTTTATTGCAGCAGCTCGAATGGCAGCTCAGTGAATGCTACGCCGCGCTTGGAGATAGTCAGCAAAGTGCGCATTACCTGAATCTTGTTCAGCAGCGAAAACGCCTGATCCAGGCCTATTTATGGGACAAAGAGCAGGGTTGGTTTATGGATTATCACATTGCTTTGCAAACGCGCAGTCAGGTGATGTCTTTGGCCGGTGTAGTGCCTATGTTTCTTAGCCTGGCAAGCCAGTTCCAGGCTGAAGCTATGGTTCAGCGCCTGGAACAAGGTTTTCTTCGAGCGGGTGGGTTAGTGACTACTCTCACTGATACGGCACAGCAGTGGGATAGTCCAAATGGCTGGGCGCCTTTACAGTGGTTTGCTGTTAAGGGGATGCTGAATTATGGTTATAGTAAACTGGCTATCAGTGTCGCCAGACGTTGGTTAGTTATGCTGGAGCGTGACTTTGAACAGCGAGGGTGTTTACTCGAAAAATACAATGTGGTTGAGCCAGGTGTGCGTGCCGGAGGGGGTGAGTACATGGTGCAGCAAGGGTTTGGCTGGACGAATGGGGTAACCAGCCGCTTGTATCAATTGTTGGAAGAGTAG
- a CDS encoding MFS transporter yields MKHTRVVLAMAACYFLFAILLNSVGTVILQAINSFAVSKAQAASLEGFKDIPIAIVSFLVASFIPRIGYRLALLGALFLVAVMCLLTPMLGAFWALKALFASVGCAFAIVKVTVYALIGQVTEDAKGHSSLLNTIEGLFMVGVLSGYWIFAAFIGEQADSLAWLNVYYLLGALTLVTALLVASAPMKKPHFSEEQPLKDEFVGMLKLAYQPLVLVFVLSAFLYVLIEQGVGTWLPTFNNQVLNLPVDIAVQLTSIFAASLAIGRLLAGQLLKHIHWYSLLNACLIGMAALVLLTLPMTENLQPKQVNSLFDAPLAAYLMPLIGLMMAPIYPVINSVMLSSLDERQHAPMTGLIVVFSALGGTTGSLITGFVFEYIGGQQAFYLSLIPMCGIAITLFLFKRRAQAQASACAL; encoded by the coding sequence ATGAAGCACACCAGAGTCGTGCTGGCCATGGCGGCCTGCTACTTTTTGTTTGCGATCTTACTCAACAGTGTTGGCACTGTGATATTACAGGCGATTAATTCCTTTGCTGTATCGAAAGCGCAGGCTGCCAGTCTCGAAGGGTTTAAAGACATTCCTATCGCCATCGTGTCTTTTCTTGTTGCCTCGTTTATCCCGCGCATTGGTTATCGACTAGCGTTGCTAGGGGCGTTATTTCTGGTTGCAGTCATGTGCCTACTGACACCCATGCTTGGGGCTTTCTGGGCGCTAAAAGCTTTGTTTGCCAGTGTCGGTTGTGCGTTTGCGATCGTTAAAGTCACTGTTTACGCCCTCATAGGCCAGGTTACCGAAGATGCGAAGGGGCATTCAAGCTTACTTAACACCATTGAAGGCTTGTTTATGGTTGGGGTGCTGAGTGGGTATTGGATCTTCGCGGCATTTATTGGTGAGCAGGCTGATTCTCTGGCTTGGCTAAATGTCTATTATTTGCTGGGCGCACTAACGCTGGTAACGGCATTGTTGGTTGCCAGTGCTCCGATGAAAAAGCCACACTTCAGTGAAGAGCAGCCGCTAAAAGACGAGTTCGTCGGTATGCTAAAACTGGCTTATCAGCCTTTGGTGCTGGTGTTTGTGTTGTCTGCATTTTTATATGTGCTGATTGAGCAGGGCGTAGGTACCTGGTTGCCAACGTTCAATAACCAGGTGCTGAATCTGCCAGTGGATATTGCGGTTCAGTTAACCAGTATCTTCGCCGCCAGCCTGGCAATAGGTCGTCTGTTAGCAGGTCAGTTACTTAAGCATATTCACTGGTACAGCTTACTGAATGCCTGCCTGATTGGCATGGCAGCACTGGTGCTACTGACACTCCCTATGACTGAAAACCTGCAACCTAAACAAGTAAACAGCCTGTTTGATGCGCCGTTGGCTGCTTATTTAATGCCTTTGATTGGACTGATGATGGCGCCGATTTATCCGGTGATTAACTCGGTAATGTTGAGCAGTCTGGATGAGAGACAGCACGCACCTATGACAGGCCTGATTGTCGTGTTCTCTGCGCTGGGCGGAACCACAGGCTCACTGATCACAGGGTTTGTATTTGAATATATTGGTGGTCAACAGGCGTTTTACCTCTCTTTGATCCCCATGTGCGGCATTGCCATTACGTTATTTTTGTTTAAGCGACGCGCTCAGGCACAGGCCAGCGCTTGCGCACTTTAG
- a CDS encoding LacI family DNA-binding transcriptional regulator — protein sequence MQSKKMKLADLAKLAGVSTSTASRALNNNPLIKEETRKKLQALAKKHNFSLNAAASRLRLQKTNVIAVLINFDAETEQSIDDPFLLKVVSDINLAVNRQGYELLLSNSYMAGDDWHGYFIDGRRADGVIVVGQGKQQARIERAASAGTPLVVWGDPKTEGDYPIVGSDNYLAGCMATQHLLEQGARRLLFMGDPAHAELAERYRGFCEQVSKEPQASASLLKIDITSQAAYEIINQTLLREGLSFDGIFACSDMVALGAMKALKERYVSIPNDVRMVGFDDIAMADISSPSLTSIQQNTRLAGQVLVDKLLAQLKGDKPDSTQLDVELVVRQSS from the coding sequence ATGCAGTCAAAAAAAATGAAACTCGCGGATCTGGCAAAATTAGCTGGCGTATCTACGTCAACCGCATCCCGTGCACTGAATAACAATCCGCTTATCAAGGAAGAAACCCGTAAAAAACTGCAGGCGCTGGCCAAAAAGCACAATTTCAGTCTGAATGCCGCTGCCAGCCGATTACGATTGCAAAAAACCAATGTGATAGCGGTACTGATTAACTTCGATGCTGAGACCGAGCAGTCCATCGATGACCCGTTTTTGCTCAAAGTGGTGAGCGATATTAATCTGGCGGTTAATCGCCAGGGGTATGAACTACTGCTCTCTAATTCTTACATGGCAGGTGATGACTGGCACGGTTATTTTATCGATGGTCGTCGGGCCGATGGGGTGATTGTGGTTGGCCAGGGTAAACAGCAGGCGCGTATTGAGCGTGCAGCCAGTGCCGGCACGCCGCTGGTGGTATGGGGAGACCCCAAGACGGAGGGGGACTACCCGATTGTCGGAAGTGACAACTACCTGGCCGGTTGCATGGCAACCCAGCATTTACTGGAGCAGGGCGCTCGTCGCTTGCTGTTTATGGGTGATCCGGCGCATGCCGAGCTGGCTGAGCGGTATCGGGGCTTTTGCGAACAGGTGAGTAAAGAGCCACAGGCAAGCGCTTCTTTATTGAAAATCGACATCACCAGCCAGGCTGCCTATGAGATTATCAATCAGACTTTATTGAGAGAAGGGCTAAGCTTTGATGGTATCTTTGCATGTAGTGATATGGTGGCTCTGGGGGCAATGAAGGCGCTCAAAGAGCGTTATGTCAGTATTCCAAACGACGTTCGTATGGTGGGATTTGATGATATTGCAATGGCGGACATTAGCTCGCCATCGCTGACCTCTATACAGCAGAACACCCGCCTGGCCGGGCAGGTACTGGTTGATAAACTTTTAGCGCAATTGAAAGGTGACAAGCCTGATTCTACGCAGCTTGACGTGGAACTTGTGGTGCGTCAATCGAGCTAA
- a CDS encoding TonB-dependent receptor: MAVSGAAQAEQQATKQDKKVETIIVSGTPGGAGIRKLDASFAVTNVDAIQIERLAPKSTADLLKSVPGIWVESSGGESGANVFVRGFPGGGDAPFLTVSLQGSPIYPAPTLSFLENSSIFRLDETIARMEGLRGGPNPVVSNGQPGLTTNFHLKRGSEETEGTVKYTTSDYGLQRIDGVLSGELSDDFYYMIGGYAKRSSGIRDAGFTSEKGHQFTINLTKEFDNGEFNVYTRQTDDTGAWYLPTPLNVDGVDAGFTQLGTLNRQAVIHVAGQDMEVDLGEGRGWKGHISGGSLKLELPNGWQLIDRFSLTNGDANTYGLVPDGAATTLASVADDGVSATGSVTGTVYDGDTMVQNYGRWVVLKEIEAFTNDLAISKEFSSVNSAFGVYTATTSAKDWWSLGNSAYHVLAAGGEMLTGIECNNSEDGCGFNYDINSTGDATTLAFYTTHSYRATDALTLDLGLRSEKHEVDYSVDEGLDGTIDKFVTYDERKTSWTLGADFKLDDQSGVFARMNKGYKMPYFDDFRDNYGAYQGGERLIKEVTQAEIGYKYMGESSDVFATLFANEVQGDTFVRKPGDPAEILTNEAMGIEVDYNFNHSSGFSVNMNATWQKTEITESPDNIGNEAQRQPGWQVRVTPSYEFELGDMFATVYGTISAVDDRFGNNENTVVLDGYEKFDLGFTLEPTEQVKLMVSVDNLTDEQGITEGDPRNADAPNGRYIMPRSVKLSVSYSF, translated from the coding sequence ATGGCCGTATCGGGCGCTGCACAGGCTGAGCAACAAGCCACTAAGCAAGACAAAAAAGTAGAAACCATCATTGTATCCGGTACTCCGGGCGGCGCTGGTATTCGTAAACTGGACGCCAGTTTCGCGGTAACCAACGTAGATGCGATCCAAATTGAACGTTTGGCGCCAAAGAGCACCGCAGATTTACTTAAATCTGTACCTGGTATCTGGGTAGAGAGCTCAGGCGGTGAATCGGGTGCCAACGTTTTTGTCCGGGGTTTTCCGGGCGGCGGAGATGCGCCATTCCTGACCGTTAGCCTGCAAGGTTCACCTATTTACCCTGCTCCCACTTTGTCGTTCCTGGAAAACTCTTCAATTTTCCGTCTAGATGAGACCATTGCCCGTATGGAAGGCCTTCGCGGCGGTCCTAACCCGGTGGTTTCAAACGGTCAACCAGGTTTGACGACCAACTTTCATCTAAAGCGTGGCTCAGAAGAGACCGAAGGCACTGTTAAATATACCACTTCAGATTATGGTTTACAGCGCATCGACGGCGTACTGAGCGGTGAACTGAGCGACGACTTCTATTACATGATTGGTGGCTATGCAAAACGCTCTTCCGGGATCCGCGATGCAGGCTTCACCTCTGAAAAGGGCCACCAGTTCACCATTAACCTGACCAAAGAATTTGATAATGGTGAGTTCAATGTCTATACCCGCCAAACAGACGACACTGGTGCCTGGTACCTGCCAACCCCACTTAATGTAGACGGTGTCGACGCTGGCTTTACGCAATTAGGCACCTTAAATCGTCAGGCCGTGATCCATGTTGCAGGCCAGGATATGGAAGTTGATTTAGGTGAAGGCCGGGGCTGGAAAGGCCATATCTCAGGCGGTAGTCTGAAACTCGAATTACCTAACGGCTGGCAGTTAATTGACCGTTTTAGCCTGACCAACGGTGACGCAAACACCTATGGTTTGGTGCCTGATGGCGCAGCGACAACCCTGGCGAGTGTAGCTGACGATGGCGTCAGTGCAACAGGCTCAGTCACCGGTACAGTTTACGACGGTGATACCATGGTACAAAACTATGGCCGCTGGGTCGTACTCAAAGAAATTGAGGCTTTTACCAATGACTTAGCCATTAGCAAAGAGTTCTCGTCGGTTAACAGTGCCTTTGGTGTTTATACAGCCACTACCTCAGCAAAAGACTGGTGGAGCCTGGGTAATTCCGCCTATCACGTGCTCGCCGCAGGCGGTGAAATGCTCACCGGCATCGAGTGTAATAACAGCGAAGACGGCTGTGGCTTTAATTACGATATCAACAGTACCGGTGATGCAACCACATTGGCGTTTTACACCACACATAGCTATCGCGCAACCGATGCGCTGACCTTAGATCTCGGCCTGCGTAGTGAAAAACACGAAGTAGACTATTCCGTTGATGAAGGCCTGGATGGCACCATCGACAAGTTTGTCACGTACGACGAGCGCAAAACGTCCTGGACTCTGGGTGCCGACTTTAAACTGGATGACCAAAGCGGCGTGTTCGCACGTATGAATAAAGGCTACAAAATGCCTTACTTCGACGATTTCCGCGACAACTATGGCGCTTATCAGGGCGGTGAACGCCTGATCAAAGAAGTAACCCAAGCCGAGATTGGCTACAAATACATGGGTGAAAGCAGCGATGTATTCGCCACACTCTTTGCCAATGAAGTGCAAGGCGATACCTTCGTGCGCAAGCCTGGCGACCCGGCTGAAATCCTGACCAATGAAGCTATGGGTATTGAGGTTGATTACAACTTTAATCATAGCTCTGGTTTTAGCGTCAATATGAATGCCACTTGGCAAAAAACTGAAATCACAGAAAGCCCGGACAATATCGGCAACGAAGCGCAACGTCAGCCTGGCTGGCAAGTACGGGTAACGCCGAGTTACGAGTTTGAACTCGGCGATATGTTTGCCACGGTATACGGCACGATTTCAGCCGTTGACGACCGTTTTGGTAACAATGAAAACACGGTTGTACTGGATGGCTACGAGAAGTTTGATCTGGGCTTCACCCTGGAGCCAACGGAGCAGGTAAAACTGATGGTATCAGTGGATAACCTCACCGATGAACAAGGCATCACCGAGGGTGATCCGCGTAATGCCGACGCCCCCAATGGCCGCTACATTATGCCGCGTAGTGTGAAGCTCAGCGTCAGCTACAGTTTCTAA
- a CDS encoding DUF6559 family protein, whose translation MFSFWQKKNSVKSIARQLPVRLVESYTRQEYYSVEQVTEVFSQVFSHDHNQAYAYAMFCSQADFDALQTGLSYAELRADVGRHCFHDWPRFNFESLLVYAGSTYSDSGFSVGAEGGGGDGGCG comes from the coding sequence ATGTTTTCATTCTGGCAAAAGAAAAATTCGGTTAAATCTATTGCACGCCAGCTGCCTGTGCGATTGGTTGAATCCTACACCAGACAAGAATATTACTCTGTAGAGCAGGTCACTGAAGTGTTTAGTCAGGTTTTTAGTCATGACCATAATCAGGCCTATGCTTATGCAATGTTTTGTTCTCAGGCTGATTTTGACGCACTCCAGACTGGTCTGAGCTATGCTGAATTGCGAGCGGATGTGGGCAGGCATTGTTTTCACGACTGGCCTAGGTTTAATTTTGAGTCATTGCTTGTATATGCTGGCAGCACATACAGTGATAGTGGTTTTAGTGTCGGCGCAGAGGGCGGTGGCGGAGATGGTGGCTGTGGTTAG
- a CDS encoding DUF6072 family protein: MSVKRTNKEIAKDTACLAGEALLTPGVSLLAQGKGKLGLAHVGAGLAAKLALGPAGMLFVAANSYCLSKTGQSLFTQFTTKKGAGDQSLREDVSQALDKGQPIEQVIESVIEDVEDIYHEKKSS; encoded by the coding sequence ATGAGCGTCAAACGGACCAACAAAGAAATAGCAAAAGATACAGCATGCCTTGCAGGCGAAGCCCTGTTAACTCCCGGTGTCAGCCTGCTGGCCCAGGGCAAAGGCAAACTGGGTCTGGCGCATGTAGGCGCAGGGCTTGCGGCTAAATTAGCACTGGGCCCGGCCGGAATGCTGTTCGTTGCAGCAAACTCCTATTGCTTAAGTAAAACCGGGCAAAGCTTGTTCACCCAGTTTACCACCAAGAAAGGCGCAGGCGACCAAAGTCTGCGAGAAGACGTGTCACAGGCACTGGATAAAGGCCAACCCATTGAACAAGTAATTGAAAGTGTTATTGAAGATGTAGAAGATATCTATCACGAGAAAAAGTCTTCTTAA